ACTTTTGAATTTGTGAAGACTCTGCATATCTATGATGGAATTATACTGATTTTTTGGAACTTATGGCATACAAGAcgtattatttactttttgttCCTCTGTCCAGTGATAATTGATATACATTAATTATCCTGATATGCTTCAACAGTTCTGCAACATGTTTTTGTATTGTGAGGTCTTTCTATGTACATTCATCAATTTCACCTGGGTAAAATTCACTGCTACCATTCATTTATGGACAGGAGGTCTATTTGCTACAATACCAAAGTCTATGTACTAAATTGGTGAAAAAATAGTGTGGGGTGATATTACAAAGCATCAAAGTTTAGCAGTCTAAGGACGTTTTATTTATTTCACTTTTAAGTTAAAGCCTAATGTTCAAAATGTAATGTTTTGACTTCTTAGATTTAGACCTAGTCGTCTTTTGTTGAGTAATTGATCTTTGTGaatttctttcttaaatttgtATGCTTTTTATCTGCAGCTTTTCAACTTTTGTGGCTGGTGCAACTGATTCTATGCCTAAAGTACCTGAATTGGAAAAAGCTGATAATAAGAACAATTCAAATGCTGGAGTCACTTTTAGGACACCAGAAACTGCATTTTCATCTGCTGCATCAACATCAACACCTACTGCAAGTATTGGCGTCAACACCACTGCCAATAATTCTTTCTTAAATAATGGGTCTCTTTCTTCAAGCCCATCTTTCCCTTCAACCATTCCAcctcttctttttaataatgTTCCCATTCAAAATTCATCAAATAGCTCTATGATTACTCTTACTTCCActggcagcagcagcagcactACAACCACCAGTGCCTTTGCCACCTCCATTACCAGCAGCACCAGTCTCTCTACCTCAGCTGCATCAGGgcctatttttaaatttggacCCACAGTTGTGGAAGCACCAGTAACAGCTACTTCTGGAATAGCATCAGAAGCTGCCAAGACGAGGCCTGAGTCAAGGATTGGCAATTTCGGCGGCAATCTTTTTGTTGGCACATCTGCTACAAATGCAAGTACAGGAAGTAGCATTTTTGGATTTAGTGCTGCAGCCACATCTTCCGCTGCTAATAGTCAGTCTCAGGGTTCTACCCTTTTCAGCGCTGGTAGTGGATCTGCGCTTAGTGCACAGGCATCCCCTGCTGGGACTGGGGTTGCAGCTTTTACCAACAGCATTCCCATTCAATTCAGTTCATCTGCGCCATCCCCATCATTTGGATTGGCTGGCAATACAGCTCTCTCTTCTGGGAGTTCATCATTTGCTGTGTCAACTCCTGCTGCTAAGCCTTTTAATTCAGGAGCTGCTTTTGGACTTGGCACTTCTGCTTCTTCAGCAGATGCCAACTCTAATAATGCCATAGGTAGTACTACTTCAAGCTTGTTTGGTTCTTGGCAGCCCTCAAAGTCTCCAATATTTGGTTCAAGTTCGACATTCaactcttcatcttcatcaatTGGGTCGTCCGTTGCAGCATCTACTGCTTCTGTTGCTGCTACAACATCACCCTCAACTGGGTTTTCCTTCCCAGTATCATCTACAACTTCTGTTCCTACCACTACATCGCCTTTTGCAGCATCTACATCTTCTGTTGCTGCTTCTACAACATCCTCAACTGGATTTCCCTTTGTGGCATCTGGTGCATCTCCCTCAACTGGGTTTCCATTTGCAGCATCTACAGCTTCTGCTGCTGCTCCTAGCAGTGCACCTGTTGCATTTGGATCATCCATTGTTGCATCATCTGGTCCCACTTTCTCATTTACTTCAGCCATGGCTACTCCCACATCACAGCCTGTATTTGGTAACCCCAACCCCTTCACAATTAATCCATCTTCCTCGGGAAATAATGATCAAATGAATATGGAAGACAGCATGGCAGAGGATACCATTCAAGCTTCCATGCCCACAGTTCCAGTATTTGGCCAAGCTCCTGTCACACCTCCTCAGTCTGGCTTTGTGTTTGGGTCAACTCCATCAGCAGGAAATCCCTTTCAATTTGGAGCCCCACAGAATTCAGCCACCCCACAGAACCAATCTCCATTTCAGGCTTCAAATAGTTTAGGAGGGAGCAGCTTCTCACTGGGTGCTGGTGGCGGTGATAAGGCTAATCGAAAAATTGTCAGAGTTAGTCGCAACAAGACGCGGAGAAAGTAAATATACCGATCATTATATCAACCATTTCGGACAAATTGGGATCATTGTCAGAGGCGACAGTTGCAATTGAtggataaataattataatggttAGATATCAATAGCGGGAGATTGCTGTATCTGTTGGTCACCTGGAATTGATTGGTGCTGACAAAGTTGAAAGAAGGCTGTTAGGTCTCAAAATCCAATGATTCTCATTctcctttacattttttttcgtGTCTTCCATGGTTGCAGTGCGGTCATAAGTTTTGACAGTTTTGTATCAGTCTGTAGCAAATCTAAAGAACATTTGTGCTGTACTAGTAGTAGTCGTTCATAGAATTTGAGGTTGGGCAACTGTGCCAGTGATGGTGTTATGTGTACTGTGATTTTgtaacataaaaagaaaagggcaTGAATCTGTTTAAGGAAAGAAAGTTGCTCTCGATTAAGAAAGTTAAGAGTTTTCTGTGCTTTTTTAGTTTGACAAATGTATCACGGCTCGACATGTGAAGCCTTTGTGTTCATAATCTCTGCTGGAAGCCTGCAAGGATTGGTGTTAGTAGGCAGAAAATAATGTTGgttagtatatatatgtgtCTTGAAGTATAATGGGAGTTATAATAGCTTGTACTTTAAAAGGGAACTGCAAAAACGGAATGATCGTTCTAAAATGCTCTTCGTGGCAGGGAAAGGTGGattaaattttggaaaaaagatGTGCTCAATTCAACTATAGAGAGAatgtttgggtttttggtttttggtttttggtttttggtagAAGgatgtaaggaaaaaaaaaaaaaaaaaaaaaaatttatatgcgATACATTAAACCATGTTTACgaggatgaaaattttgatatcaatatTCAAGCACTCAGTGCCACCTTTAGGAGAATAAGTGATGTGATGGAAAGCAgccttaataataataataatagcagtCTATTCAAGTGTGAAGAATATTATGGAAACACCTATTCTCATACGGAACTTTACAACCAACCAATAATGGTGGGTTTATGTAAACAAGAGTTTAGTGTTCACTACTTGCATATACAAACATATTATTAACATATTATGAAATGGGGCGGGTTCTCTagaataattgatttttttttagaaacctagaataattgatttaagtatagCATTAAGACCAAATATAGTTCttatattttcaaatgaaattaaaattgaaatattaattaaatagttttttataatatctatttatttatatttaatatatatatgtgatttttttattataaatattagattgtatttataattacattctttttttttttacaatatgcGTATTTAAATACAGCAACATATAGATATTATGTtgcattttgtttaaaaatcaaataataaaattcttcAAGTGCCAATgtcaatatttaaaaagaaatgaagcacACCATCGTCATTAAGATCTATAAAATtgctcagaaaaaaaaaaaatcaaaaatatgaaattgcAAAAATACTAAACAATCAGGTTAATCAGGCCGAAATATAATCATAAGTTGGAATGGCCAAGATGAGTTAGAATGGTGGGAAGGATGGACCAAAAACAAGCTAGAATTTAGAGCCAGATGGAGAAcggtaatatatattttattggtttAGTGATTTGTACAACATATTTAGGCCACTCTGATTGAAAGTTAACGTACCTATTGATAATGATGACTTAGAGTAGAGCACATGTAAGCCAAACTTCTCATCcaggttcttttttcttttcttttttttgagaatactcATCCAGGTTCTTATATATTGGAAACATACCTATTTCTATTGCCTTTCATAAGTTTGGATATAgggaattatttatttatttcctaaaAAGTTATCTacttatttattgaaatttgaaagttgGTTGCAGTTATgttgaaaaaaaagttaaggttTTAGAAAATGACTCAGATCTTTTAGATTTCTTAGGGTACTCTACAATGTAaagttttttgaatttcaacatttctattaaaataaatggttaagATGGTGACACATCATCAATTCACTTATACAATCTTAAAATAGTctttcaaaacacaaaaatattccTATTTATCCTAAACACCTTTCAACTTCTAGACTTatctctcaatttttattttatttttttaaattatggacTTATCTCTGTTACTTCTTTTTTCAGAAAAATCATCAACCTAAAAACAATGATCATTATAACTTAAGCATTTATCTCCACGTTTCTAtctttaaaaactaaataacaaCCCAATCATTTTTCATCATATGCTTTTTTCAAGGGTATAGCTTGCATCTAGCGTTGTTGGCAACAAGATCTTTAGAGTTGGTTCTAGATTCTTGAACCAGTAAAAAGCGTTTGCATCTCCATCTGAACAGAATTGCTCAAGCAATTTTATTATTCTAACTGTATCATCCTTGGGAGGATTAACCATCCCAATGTTGAAGATAAACTTAGTATTAAGACATGCTCTGGCTTGGGAGTCCACCTTGATGGCTTGACCTCACTGGTTCATTTCTTATTAAATGTTAATATTAATATTCATTTCTTGTAAATCATCAATTGAGGCAAGGATTGTTTTTTGAGTTGgtgattttatggaaaaagaaaaattaaaaaagaagttgaaTGGTGTTAAGTTGCTAACGTCAACCTTTACTATACATTAagtatattttttgtattttaagacTAATTTAGGGTTGTATTTATGAATCGATAATGTGACAGCATcttaaccatttattttaaaagaaatgttGAGATTTAAAGAACTCTATATTGTAGAGTACTCTAAGAAATCTAGAGAATCTGAATCCTTTAAAAGTTACTAAACATTAGAGAATTACtctcgttttttttttaaattacatctACGGACACAAAATAGATTGTCTACACAGCCTCAATACAATAGGAACGTCTTTAAAAAGTGAGTCCCTTTCAAGTATTTAAAATGATTGAAGCATGCATGGTTAGAGCAAATGATAAGCAAGTTAGTAACAATGCTTGCCATTTGATCCAATCTACAATTTCAAAGCTCTATGAAGCTTTGCCATTACAAATTTCTGTCCCACCCTTTTAATTAGACCAAGTGAAATGCAATTTGATGTTTTTATTCCAACCATTTTGAGACGTAACTGACTGAAAATTCCTCCATGCCATAGTAAGTTGTTCTCAAGAGTATTTCTCTTTCTGgcaaaaagtagttttttttaataaaaaaaatttatttaatttttccttatttaatGGTATGACTAAATCATCTAAACACATGACATAATTTTATtcggtggatttttttttttttttttaatgatatgatTAAGTCATTCAACAAATGGCAGTCTTTTATTAGGTGGGAGTGGGAGAATATTGGACACTACAATAGTCCTTTCGttgtattaaataattaattggtGCTTTAAGGTGAAAGCACTTAAAAATGACCGTTAAAGTAAGTTGTGAGGCTAATTCCCTAGTTCGGTTATTTACAGGATAAAGAGAGGTGAAGAACATTTATTTGCTCTTGGTATCTGCTATACATCTTATGTAGTCACATGCAGTTGCAATTATGGCCTTAAAGTAAATCACAACATGGTACAAGCTTCAATCCTTAGGAATGAGTACGATCATCTTAAGATGTGTTAGAATCTAACAGTGAAAATGATCAGAAACCATTGATAAGGTTGCACCTAGTGCACAAAGATCGCAGTTTTTGTCAGAGAGGTTAATTTCCAGACTTGAACCTgtgattttaatgaaagatACTTATTATCGGTTTTGATGAAAGACACTTACCACCACACTAAGACCTGACCTGATATTATTGCAAAGGTATTTCAAGCAATTTGAATCAACAATCCAGCACCACCACAACAGGCCGAGAGAATACACCCAAAGAAAGATGATATGTAAGTGTACAACAGTAGGCATCAGTACTTACAGCCAGTTCTTGaagcatatatatattggtGGTTTCTAATTCATTgccagaaaaaataaaagaaatagtatACTGATCTAAGTTCATAAAGCGCCTCATGCTATGTCATTAGTAATGGCGGGAAGCATTGTTGTAAACACGGCCGCTAGGGTATGGAACCCTCTCAGTACCCTGAGTTCTCCCACTCCCCAGCATGTGCTGTCGCTCTCTATAGGACTCAAACTGACTAGCAGCATAAGCTTGATGTGCTTCAGCTGCAGCTGCAACTGGAGTCCCATGAGTATCGCGCATACCTGTATTTGGATAGTGATTTAATCCAGCTTGCTGAGACTGATTCAACCGTGCCTGTGATTCCTTGCGGAGGAATTCTTCTGGAGTCCCATGAGTATCCCGAATACCAGTATCAGGATAGTGATTCATTCCAGCTTGCTGATACTGATTTAACCGTGCCTGTGATTCCTTGCGAAGGAATTCTTCTCTTCGAGCAGCTTGTTGAGAGTGAAGTGCTAATATTTTTTCCTGATACTTGGTATTTAACTCAATTATTTTCTGAAGCAGCAAAACAAATTAAAGCGTCAATATTTGCTCCAGAGAAAATGCTTTCAAGGTACAGCACAAATAAAAGGATTATATTGCAATTGAAGCACCATATTGTGCACGAGTAGCACTAATATGTGAATGCTGCTCATCATGTCTGCTATTGAAAGGAGTAACAGTGCTGCTTTAAAACCGAGTAAATCGGGGCAATGAACACATTTGGATGATGGGCAGTTAAAAGATCTATTCATACATTATCAAGTTCTGCAAAtgcaagaaaaattgaaaattttatttattttattttatttctatgaaCAACCACCACTAACCCTTAGCCCCAAATTTTTTGGGATCAGCTAGGGATTTTCAATAGATCAGTTGGGATTGGACACATTTATTCATTTCCATCATTCTATTCCATTTGAAGTCATAATTTTagttacttccttaattgacaagtttttgtttttttcgtttcattttgttttgttttttgactCACTCTTTATTACTGGTGCATAAATCACTCTTCTGTGAACAttttttccccccaaaaaataaagcaaTAGCTATTTCCAAAACGCAGTCCATACCAAGTATTCTAAAAATTCTATGCTTAAAAACAAGTTTCACACACACTAACTTCAGGTTATAAAAACAGTATTACCATTATGCTTTTTGAAACTCAGGTCATACACACCCCTCAAAGACATACAAAGCCCCAAAATGAGAGAAGTTTATAATATTTGTCTAATAAGTACTTTACTGATAATCTCAtgcaaatttcacttttaatgaGTCAGCAATGTTATAGTATTTCCCCACTCTTGCAGATATAGATCCAGCATATGTATCGTAATCTACTGACCTCCCTGTGCCTTTCATTTTCCACCGCTTCAGCATCATTCTGTTCCTTTGCTAAATTAATTATTTCATCAAGGAATTTTTGTTCAAGAGCTTCAAAAGTCAGCGATGATGGTTTGTCCTCATAGCCAATTTCCATGTCTTGTTCATGAGGCAGGCTTCTAGTTTCTCCGTTTGATTGGTTATCTGAACCTCGTTTCTGGTCTGGCATCTGACCCTGGTAGTAAGATCTTGTCCCACTGTCCCCTTGGCCtgcacatatatataaatttataaatggaGTTCCCATTTTGAGCAATCGGAACTGTTTTCTATGAACAATTTTCTGTATTcaaaaacaggaaaaaagaaaaaagaaggctATATGTTTGGTTAGGTGTTTTGGACGTTATCTGTTTCCCCTTTTTGAGAACTATAACTCAAAATGTTTTTTCTGAGAACACGAAACATCTTATTACGCAAATTTACTTTCTGTTCACTGAAGCAATTTCTAAATACTAAATCTGAAAACACAACCAAGAAGGGCCTTAATCTTTGATTTACTATATTGTTAttacaaaactaaaagaaaaaaagaaaagttgtttgtttttaacATGTTTCCAGTTTCCCACTCTTCCCTTCATGAATCCAATTTGATCAATGGTTTAAAGAATGATAATCAAAGCCAAACTTTGCAAATAGTGATCAAATACCATGAGAATTTCCATTTTGAATAAACTGTTCATAAGAGGAAGAAATAAGGTTGTACTGCTATATGCTAATATCCACCCAAATATATACCATGCATGTCTACATTGGTAGCAAATGTACATAAACTCTGCTTAGTGAATGCATCCTACTAACACAATTAACACCACTTCATCAGTTACTCTTGTATGCATTTCAGGCTCAATAAATAACATTAATTCACCAGTGCTATAGTGTTGTCCATGTTGGAATAAGCCCTATGCTCAAACAGAAATCCTTCTAATCCATCTTTCAGAAAATAAGAATGTACAATACTTTGCAATGATAATTTTGAATACCAGAACCCActaaaatattatcaaattgTAATGTTTTAGAATCAGGAATGGGCTCTTTTAGCACACagaagtattttatttttaattttttagatacatCCTAAAAGATAGGGGTGCAACACAGAAGAATGTGCTTGAAGTGTCTTGACTCAATATGAAGTGTCATGAAGAAGCTTTGACTTTGGCAGTTGAGATGGCTTCTTCTGATTGGATTTCATGCCGCCCACATTGGCAACCATgatcatcatcttcatccttCCTATTGCACTAAGAAGTATGAACACACACGTGCATATGTTTTCCGGTAGGTTTCAGACTTTCAGTCAGTGTCGGTGAGGAAAATTCCAATGCCAACACTGAAATGAAAAcctattttttttaggattcAAAACGGGCACCGACCAGTGCCCAAAAAAACTGCCGATCAGTTCAGATGGCTGGTTTTTTCAATAGCCCTCTtcttaatcattttttaaaaacatttttctgATAAATTGCTGCCACACCAAAACCCTGCTTTGATGTTAATTATGGCAAGGTATTTTGTCACTCTatgaaataaatataattgtgaGGGATCTATTAGTTCTATGATCCAGCTCTTCTTTCAAAGTTACATACTAGGATGTATTATTCTCAGCATAAAACTTATCTGGAATTTTTTGTGCAGGGAAAAGCATCGACATATAAAATACCAACATGAGAAAAAGCATCTCAATACCATGATTTCATTCCCAGAGTTAGCCTTGCTCTAGTGTCATGTTGACATTATATTGTTGGCAAACACACATACACCTTGAATTGTCATCTTGAGAATGCCTAAGCCTAGCCAATTCAACATCTCAAGATAAACCAAATATAATCAAGTGTCTTCATAATAGCAACCCCTCTGGCATGCATGTTCTTGATCGTATCAATATGCTTTGCATTGGTAACCCCTTTTCCCAAAGCATGACATATTATCTACATGGAAATCCTAAACTTTTTTCTGACTCCTATACACAGTAATAGTAGTGCTCACAAATATGCTATGTATCTAATATGCCCTGAACACAAATATagcaaatatgaaaaagaaaaaaaagaagtaagcCTGTGTGGATCTATATAAAGGACATCAGCAAAGTGTCAATGTTCcatattaaaaatgttattCTAACAGTTTCTAGGGATACGAAAAGTTTAAGAACAGTACTTGCCTTCAATGAAAGAATGAGATGATGTTGGATTCACAACATTTGGTGCATTTCTATCCCGCTGCCATTGCCCCTCTACTTTTGAAGACTTATATCGATACTCTTCCTCAGTAGAGAGAGGGTTTAGATTTCCTGGAAAATTATTCAATGCAGCATTTGGCTGCATTATTTGTGCAGGCATGTGCGGCATATGAGAAGCAACATATGGATTGACATGGGAATCGGCATAAGATGCTTGCCTTTTCATTCTCCTGTTAGGGCAACCAAAAAACACAACGGACTTGAATTAACAATGATGCAATGGGAGAAAAGTCACAAGTCATGGCAGAAGTTTTAATTTCTATACAGAACATACAAAAAGACATACACTATTCACTACGCACAATGAAGGAGGCAGCAATAAGACAGAGATAAAGCTATCCACTTTCTCATCACTTCCCCATCAAAGTTTGAATCTTTCTATCCTTtgattgtttttatatatatacacacacatattacaaaaccctaaatttacCAATTGGTAGGACCTTTTTTCTATTATTCGATAGATGGGgtaggggggatttgaacccagATGTCTTTGTTGGAAACACTAGGAGGTGCTAGTTTAGCTACAAGGACTCTTGGCCCAATCAGTAAGACTCAAAAGTCTGCAATGCTGAGGACTTCCCCATGTATGAGGCAGCTACATACCACTCAAACACAAGGTAAATACTAATGATGATAAACACGCttgaattcaatttttttgacaCAATTATGAGGAACCCATTTCATCATATTAGTTCAGCTGCTGATAAATACAACAACCCTATTCAGTTAATCATTTGAGGCATGGATTACTtaaatttagaaacaaaaaaaaaaaaaaaagttatcaacaacattttgtatttgattattttctttcatgGCAGAAAAACACTCAAACAATCAAAAACCCTTAAGAATT
This genomic stretch from Quercus robur chromosome 4, dhQueRobu3.1, whole genome shotgun sequence harbors:
- the LOC126722097 gene encoding uncharacterized protein LOC126722097, which translates into the protein MKRQASYADSHVNPYVASHMPHMPAQIMQPNAALNNFPGNLNPLSTEEEYRYKSSKVEGQWQRDRNAPNVVNPTSSHSFIEGQGDSGTRSYYQGQMPDQKRGSDNQSNGETRSLPHEQDMEIGYEDKPSSLTFEALEQKFLDEIINLAKEQNDAEAVENERHREKIIELNTKYQEKILALHSQQAARREEFLRKESQARLNQYQQAGMNHYPDTGIRDTHGTPEEFLRKESQARLNQSQQAGLNHYPNTGMRDTHGTPVAAAAEAHQAYAASQFESYRERQHMLGSGRTQGTERVPYPSGRVYNNASRHY